A stretch of Amycolatopsis balhimycina FH 1894 DNA encodes these proteins:
- a CDS encoding sialidase family protein, translated as MAVLLAVGTRKGLWLATGTDDRTSWEVTGPHHPMTDVYAVGIDTRRATPRLLAGVTSEHFGPSVATSDDLGATWQEPGHAPISFPPDTGESLARAWQLAPGPASEPDVVYAGTEPSALFRSTDGGRTYELVRGLWDHPHREHWTPGGGGKAIHTVLPHPSEPGRITVAMSTGGVYRSADGGESWQASNTGIKAVHVPDPYPEYGQCVHKVATHPDEPDRFFAQVHHGVYRSDDAGATWQSIAGGLPSDFGFPMVVHPHRPEVIYTFPLVADAMRFPPDGRCRVYRSQDAGKSWEALGTGLPDGYWAGVMRDAMCTDDADPAGVYFGSRTGDVYASRDEGDSWQLVAAHLPDVLCVRAARV; from the coding sequence ATGGCTGTCCTGCTCGCTGTCGGCACGCGCAAGGGTCTGTGGCTGGCGACCGGCACAGACGACCGGACGAGCTGGGAGGTGACCGGGCCGCACCACCCCATGACCGACGTGTACGCGGTCGGCATCGACACGCGCCGCGCCACGCCCCGGCTGCTGGCCGGGGTCACCAGCGAGCACTTCGGGCCGAGCGTGGCCACCAGCGACGACCTGGGCGCGACCTGGCAAGAACCCGGCCACGCCCCGATCTCGTTCCCGCCGGACACCGGCGAATCCCTCGCCAGGGCGTGGCAGCTCGCGCCCGGCCCGGCGAGCGAGCCGGACGTCGTCTACGCCGGCACCGAGCCGTCCGCCCTGTTCCGCTCCACCGACGGCGGCCGCACCTACGAGCTGGTCCGCGGCCTGTGGGACCACCCGCACCGGGAGCACTGGACACCCGGGGGCGGCGGCAAGGCGATCCACACCGTGCTCCCCCATCCGAGCGAGCCCGGCCGGATCACCGTGGCGATGTCGACCGGCGGCGTCTACCGCTCCGCGGACGGCGGCGAGTCCTGGCAGGCGAGCAACACCGGCATCAAGGCCGTCCACGTGCCCGACCCGTACCCCGAATACGGCCAGTGCGTGCACAAGGTCGCCACGCACCCGGACGAGCCGGACCGCTTCTTCGCGCAGGTCCACCACGGCGTCTACCGCAGCGACGACGCCGGCGCGACCTGGCAGTCCATCGCCGGCGGCCTGCCCAGCGACTTCGGCTTCCCGATGGTCGTCCACCCGCACCGGCCCGAGGTGATCTACACGTTCCCGCTGGTCGCGGACGCGATGCGGTTCCCGCCGGACGGCCGGTGCCGGGTGTACCGCAGCCAGGACGCCGGGAAGTCGTGGGAGGCGCTGGGGACGGGCCTGCCGGACGGGTACTGGGCCGGCGTCATGCGGGACGCGATGTGCACCGACGACGCCGACCCGGCCGGGGTGTACTTCGGCTCGCGGACCGGCGACGTCTACGCCAGCCGCGACGAGGGCGACAGCTGGCAGCTCGTCGCGGCGCACCTGCCCGACGTGCTGTGCGTCCGCG